The Rhododendron vialii isolate Sample 1 chromosome 5a, ASM3025357v1 genome contains a region encoding:
- the LOC131326484 gene encoding phenylalanine--tRNA ligase alpha subunit, cytoplasmic-like isoform X1, with product MAEEAVLGFLEKNEEITDSGQFAAERGIDHQDIANIIKSLHGFKLVDAQDIKRERWVLTEEGKTYAAAGSPEVQVFLAVPPEGISLDELQRKMDTTVFKIGRSQAIKNQWVEMGKQLTRKVQDVDDKVKDLLIRIQDGEVVDPKEIDALKRRKLISPQPWKGYSVRKGPKYAPRRKKFATDLTRENILRGDWKDLEFKEYNFSSKGQPVGGGSLHPLLKVRQQIKMIFLQMGFEEMPTNNFVESSFWNFDALFQPQQHPARDSHDTFFLQVPSTTKMLPEDYVERVKHVHEFGGYGSRGYGYEWKREEANKNLLRTHTTAVSSRMLYSLAQKDFVPKKYFSIDRVFRNEAVDRTHLAEFHQIEGLVCDRNLSLGHLIGVLNDFFSRLGMSKLKFKPAYNPYTEPSMEIFSYHEGLEKWVEIGNSGMFRPEMLRPMGLPADVRVIAWGLSLERPTMILYGVDNIRDLFGPKVDLSLIKKNPLCRIGI from the exons atggcagAGGAAGCAGTGCTGGGCTTCCTCGAGAAGAATGAGGAGATAACAGACTCTGGTCAGTTCGCTGCCGAACGCGGAATTGATCACCAAGACATCGCCAACATCATCAAAAGCCTTCACGGTTTCAAGCTCGTCGATGCTCag GACATTAAGAGGGAGAGATGGGTACTCACCGAGGAAGGGAAAACATATGCTGCTGCAGGATCACCTGAAGTGCAAGTGTTCTTGGCTGTACCACCAGAGGGCATCTCACTAGATGAGTTGCAG AGGAAAATGGATACGACGGTTTTTAAAATAGGCCGCTCACAAGCTATAAAGAATCAATGGGTGGAGATGGGGAAGCAACTGACCAGGAAG GTTCAAGATGTGGACGACAAAGTCAAAGATTTGCTTATACGGATTCAAGATGGAGAG GTCGTTGACCCAAAAGAAATTGATGCTCTCAAACGACGGAAGCTCATTTCTCCCCA GCCATGGAAAGGCTACTCAGTAAGAAAAGGTCCTAAATACGCtccaagaaggaaaaaatttgCTACGGATTTGACTCGAGAAAATATTCTAAG GGGTGATTGGAAGGATCTAGAATTCAAGGAATATAACTTCAGTTCTAAAGGTCAGCCTGTTGGAGGTGGCTCTCTTCATCCATTGCTCAAG GTGCGACAGCAAATCAAGATGATTTTCCTGCAGATGGG ATTTGAAGAGATGCCGACGAACAACTTTGTCGAAAGCAG tTTCTGGAATTTTGATGCACTGTTCCAGCCGCAACAACACCCTGCTCGTGATTCTCATGATACATTCTTCCTGCAAG TTCCATCTACTACAAAGATGCTGCCTGAAGATTATGTTGAGCGGGTGAAGCATGTTCATGAGTTTGGTGGCTATGGGTCCAGGGG TTATGGATACGAGTGGAAAAGAGAGGAGGCAAACAAGAACCTTCTGCGAACTCATACAACTGCTGTTTCTTCGAGGATGCTCTACTCACTTGCTCAG AAAGATTTCGTTCCCAAGAAGTATTTCTCTATAGATCGGGTATTTAGAAATGAAGCTGTGGATCGAACTCATCTTGCAGAGTTCCACCAGATAGAAG GCTTGGTATGTGATCGAAATCTTTCTCTTGGTCACTTGATTGGAGTATTGAATGACTTCTTCTCCCGTCTTG GTATGTCCAAGTTGAAGTTCAAGCCAGCTTACAACCCATACACTGAACCAAGCATGGAAATTTTCAG TTATCATGAAGGCCTTGAGAAATGGGTGGAAATTGGCAATTCTGGCATGTTTAGACCTGAGATGCTGCGTCCCATGGGGCTTCCAGCTGATGTTCGTGTTATTGCGTGGGGCCTTTCCCTAGAAAG GCCTACCATGATATTGTATGGGGTTGATAACATCCGAGATCTCTTTGGTCCCAAG GTGGATCTTAGTCTCATCAAGAAAAACCCTCTCTGTCGCATCGGAATATAA
- the LOC131326484 gene encoding phenylalanine--tRNA ligase alpha subunit, cytoplasmic-like isoform X2 codes for MWTTKSKICLYGFKMERKLSTVIAWQNNYVVDPKEIDALKRRKLISPQPWKGYSVRKGPKYAPRRKKFATDLTRENILRGDWKDLEFKEYNFSSKGQPVGGGSLHPLLKVRQQIKMIFLQMGFEEMPTNNFVESSFWNFDALFQPQQHPARDSHDTFFLQVPSTTKMLPEDYVERVKHVHEFGGYGSRGYGYEWKREEANKNLLRTHTTAVSSRMLYSLAQKDFVPKKYFSIDRVFRNEAVDRTHLAEFHQIEGLVCDRNLSLGHLIGVLNDFFSRLGMSKLKFKPAYNPYTEPSMEIFSYHEGLEKWVEIGNSGMFRPEMLRPMGLPADVRVIAWGLSLERPTMILYGVDNIRDLFGPKVDLSLIKKNPLCRIGI; via the exons ATGTGGACGACAAAGTCAAAGATTTGCTTATACGGATTCAAGATGGAGAG GAAATTAAGTACCGTAATTGCGTGGCAGAATAATTAT GTCGTTGACCCAAAAGAAATTGATGCTCTCAAACGACGGAAGCTCATTTCTCCCCA GCCATGGAAAGGCTACTCAGTAAGAAAAGGTCCTAAATACGCtccaagaaggaaaaaatttgCTACGGATTTGACTCGAGAAAATATTCTAAG GGGTGATTGGAAGGATCTAGAATTCAAGGAATATAACTTCAGTTCTAAAGGTCAGCCTGTTGGAGGTGGCTCTCTTCATCCATTGCTCAAG GTGCGACAGCAAATCAAGATGATTTTCCTGCAGATGGG ATTTGAAGAGATGCCGACGAACAACTTTGTCGAAAGCAG tTTCTGGAATTTTGATGCACTGTTCCAGCCGCAACAACACCCTGCTCGTGATTCTCATGATACATTCTTCCTGCAAG TTCCATCTACTACAAAGATGCTGCCTGAAGATTATGTTGAGCGGGTGAAGCATGTTCATGAGTTTGGTGGCTATGGGTCCAGGGG TTATGGATACGAGTGGAAAAGAGAGGAGGCAAACAAGAACCTTCTGCGAACTCATACAACTGCTGTTTCTTCGAGGATGCTCTACTCACTTGCTCAG AAAGATTTCGTTCCCAAGAAGTATTTCTCTATAGATCGGGTATTTAGAAATGAAGCTGTGGATCGAACTCATCTTGCAGAGTTCCACCAGATAGAAG GCTTGGTATGTGATCGAAATCTTTCTCTTGGTCACTTGATTGGAGTATTGAATGACTTCTTCTCCCGTCTTG GTATGTCCAAGTTGAAGTTCAAGCCAGCTTACAACCCATACACTGAACCAAGCATGGAAATTTTCAG TTATCATGAAGGCCTTGAGAAATGGGTGGAAATTGGCAATTCTGGCATGTTTAGACCTGAGATGCTGCGTCCCATGGGGCTTCCAGCTGATGTTCGTGTTATTGCGTGGGGCCTTTCCCTAGAAAG GCCTACCATGATATTGTATGGGGTTGATAACATCCGAGATCTCTTTGGTCCCAAG GTGGATCTTAGTCTCATCAAGAAAAACCCTCTCTGTCGCATCGGAATATAA
- the LOC131326483 gene encoding probable LRR receptor-like serine/threonine-protein kinase At2g16250 isoform X1, whose product MVNQPRIVVVLALLFYQFHSTLQQLGPLNSTERTALLQLRSSLGLRSKEWPLKADPCSTWVGVQCHNGSVTGLNISGFRRTRIGSRNPQFSVDALARLPLLSSFNASGFLLPGSIPGWFGQQLVALQGLDLRSCSVIGPIPPSLGNLTSLDILYLSGNSLTGVIPSSLGQLSRLSVLDLSRNSLTGAIPPAIGTLSILQVLSLSNNSLSSSVPSQLGNLSSLVDLDLSSNSLSGSIPVELRGLRSLRRIVIGNNLLAGSLPGTLFIPLTQLQVIVLNHNKFTGDLPEIFWSMPELLFLDASANNFTGTLPNNISNANATAAVLNLSQNSFYGSLTSVLSRFSSIDLSGNYFQGPVLDYARGNASLDRNCLRNLSSQRSSTECASFYKEKGLEFDHFGLPKPPEKSRRNLFILAVVCGIGFIGLLVVLLVLLVVCTRKSRETNKRGTVVGPVPVGQSPPPPGSSFKFSSLGESFTYQQILEATNSFNGTNLIRKGHSGELFHGMLGDGTPVVIKRVVSDNEEAYMLELDFFSKVSHIRCVPLLGHCLENENEKFLVYKYMPNGDLSSSLYMKSNSDDDSLQSLDWITRLKIATGAAEGLSYLHHECNPPLVHRDVQASSILLDNQFEVRLGSLSEVCAQEGDTHQSMITRLLRMQSTSEQGTLGSPTSTCAYDIYCFGKVLLELVTGKLGISASNETKTKEWLEGTLPYISIYNKELVISIVDPSLIIDEDLLEEVWAMAVIAKSCLNPKPLRRPLMRFVLKALENPSKVVREDHTSSSSRLRTTSTRSWNDGSLSGSWHRSSVDAVISHAGKGDGRSSFNRMETSVSRGSGRNGGGDYSASARRHSTEIFPVPFDEFDAERDGMSRREIHYS is encoded by the exons ATGGTGAATCAGCCTCGTATAGTTGTTGTTTTAGCCCTTTTGTTCTACCAATTTCACTCCACATTGCAACAACTAGGGCCCTTGAATTCAACTGAGAGAACAGCTCTACTTCAACTCAGATCATCATTAGGGTTGAGAAGCAAAGAGTGGCCGTTAAAAGCTGACCCTTGCTCAACCTGGGTTGGCGTCCAATGCCATAATGGCAGTGTCACTGGGCTCAACATTTCTGGGTTTAGAAGAACCCGAATCGGAAGTCGAAACCCACAATTTTCAGTTGATGCTTTGGCTCGTTTACCCCTCTTGAGTTCGTTTAACGCTTCCGGGTTCTTGCTTCCCGGTTCGATTCCCGGCTGGTTTGGCCAGCAACTCGTTGCCCTCCAAGGTCTTGATCTTCGGTCTTGTTCTGTTATAGGTCCTATCCCACCTAGTCTTGGAAATTTAACAAGTCTTGATATTCTTTATTTATCTGGGAATAGTCTCACTGGTGTGATTCCTTCTAGTTTAGGTCAATTGTCGCGTCTTTCAGTTCTTGATCTCTCTCGTAATTCGCTTACTGGAGCTATTCCTCCTGCAATTGGGACTTTGTCCATTCTCCAAGTGTTGAGTCTTTCTAATAATAGTCTTTCTTCTTCGGTACCCTCCCAACTAGGAAACCTTTCTAGTTTGGTTGACCTTGATCTCAGCTCCAATTCATTATCCGGGTCAATACCTGTGGAGCTGAGAGGGTTACGGAGTCTCAGAAGAATCGTAATTGGGAACAACCTACTTGCTGGCTCATTGCCAGGTACCTTGTTCATTCCTCTAACCCAGTTGCAGGTTATAGTTTTAAATCACAACAAATTCACTGGTGACCTACCGGAAATATTTTGGTCAATGCCTGAATTGCTTTTTCTTGATGCGTCTGCCAATAACTTCACTGGTACTCTTCCCAACAATATTTCGAATGCTAATGCCACTGCTGCAGTATTGAACCTTTCTCAGAACTCCTTTTATGGAAGTCTCACATCTGTACTTAGCAGATTCAGTTCGATCGATCTGTCTGGTAATTATTTTCAAGGCCCGGTTCTGGATTATGCTCGTGGTAATGCATCTCTTGATAGGAATTGCCTTCGGAACTTGTCAAGTCAGAGGAGTAGTACAGAATGTGCCTCATTTTACAAAGAGAAGGGGCTGGAGTTTGACCATTTTGGACTCCCAAAACCTCCGGAGAAGAGCCGCAGAAACTTGTTTATATTAGCAGTTGTATGTGGGATAGGGTTTATTGGACTTTTGGTAGTTTTGCTGGTGCTGCTTGTTGTGTGCACCCGCAAAAGTCgtgaaacaaataaaagagGAACAGTAGTGGGACCTGTTCCTGTAGGCCAAAGTCCACCGCCTCCTGGATCATCGTTCAAATTTTCGAGTCTTGGAGAATCATTTACATATCAGCAGATTCTTGAGGCAACAAATAGCTTCAATGGTACAAACCTAATAAGAAAGGGCCATTCAGGCGAACTCTTCCATGGAATGTTGGGAGATGGGACCCCTGTAGTCATAAAAAGAGTTGTCTCAGACAACGAGGAAGCATACATGTTAGAATTGGATTTTTTCAGTAAGGTTTCTCATATTCGATGTGTTCCCCTCCTGGGACATTGCTTGGAGAACGAAAATGAGAAGTTTCTGGTTTATAAATATATGCCGAACGGGGACTTGTCAAGTTCATTGTACATGAAATCAAACTCAGACGATGACTCTTTGCAGTCATTGGATTGGATAACGCGATTGAAAATTGCAACAGGAGCTGCAGAGGGTTTGTCTTATCTACATCATGAATGCAATCCACCCCTTGTGCACAG AGATGTTCAAGCCAGCAGCATACTTCTTGATAACCAATTTGAAGTACGGCTTGGGAGCCTCAGTGAGGTTTGTGCTCAAGAAGGGGATACTCATCAAAGCATGATAACCAGGCTGCTGAGAATGCAGTC AACATCCGAGCAAGGCACTTTGG GTTCTCCAACATCTACGTGTGCCTACGACATTTACTGCTTTGGAAAGGTGTTATTAGAGCTAGTAACAGGTAAGCTTGGAATCAGTGCatcaaacgaaaccaaaacgaaGGAGTGGTTGGAAGGTACATTGCCTTACATAAGCATATACAATAAAGAACTCGTGATAAGTATCGTCGACCCGTCTCTAATCATCGACGAAGACTTATTAGAAGAAGTTTGGGCAATGGCAGTCATCGCGAAATCTTGCCTTAATCCCAAGCCTTTGAGGCGACCCCTTATGAGATTCGTCCTAAAAGCCTTGGAAAATCCTTCCAAGGTAGTGAGGGAAGACCACACCAGTAGCTCTTCCAGGCTTAGAACTACTTCTACAAGATCCTGGAACGATGGTTCACTGTCCGGTAGCTGGCATCGTAGCTCAGTGGACGCGGTAATTAGCCACGCCGGAAAAGGCGATGGGCGGAGCAGCTTTAACCGGATGGAAACCTCGGTTTCTCGGGGAAGCGGACGGAATGGCGGGGGAGATTATTCGGCCTCGGCTAGGCGGCATTCAACCGAGATATTCCCTGTACCATTTGATGAGTTTGATGCAGAGAGAGACGGAATGAGTAGAAGGGAGATCCATtattcttga
- the LOC131326483 gene encoding probable LRR receptor-like serine/threonine-protein kinase At2g16250 isoform X2 — protein MVNQPRIVVVLALLFYQFHSTLQQLGPLNSTERTALLQLRSSLGLRSKEWPLKADPCSTWVGVQCHNGSVTGLNISGFRRTRIGSRNPQFSVDALARLPLLSSFNASGFLLPGSIPGWFGQQLVALQGLDLRSCSVIGPIPPSLGNLTSLDILYLSGNSLTGVIPSSLGQLSRLSVLDLSRNSLTGAIPPAIGTLSILQVLSLSNNSLSSSVPSQLGNLSSLVDLDLSSNSLSGSIPVELRGLRSLRRIVIGNNLLAGSLPGTLFIPLTQLQVIVLNHNKFTGDLPEIFWSMPELLFLDASANNFTGTLPNNISNANATAAVLNLSQNSFYGSLTSVLSRFSSIDLSGNYFQGPVLDYARGNASLDRNCLRNLSSQRSSTECASFYKEKGLEFDHFGLPKPPEKSRRNLFILAVVCGIGFIGLLVVLLVLLVVCTRKSRETNKRGTVVGPVPVGQSPPPPGSSFKFSSLGESFTYQQILEATNSFNGTNLIRKGHSGELFHGMLGDGTPVVIKRVVSDNEEAYMLELDFFSKVSHIRCVPLLGHCLENENEKFLVYKYMPNGDLSSSLYMKSNSDDDSLQSLDWITRLKIATGAAEGLSYLHHECNPPLVHRDVQASSILLDNQFEVRLGSLSEVCAQEGDTHQSMITRLLRMQSFSNIYVCLRHLLLWKGVIRASNR, from the exons ATGGTGAATCAGCCTCGTATAGTTGTTGTTTTAGCCCTTTTGTTCTACCAATTTCACTCCACATTGCAACAACTAGGGCCCTTGAATTCAACTGAGAGAACAGCTCTACTTCAACTCAGATCATCATTAGGGTTGAGAAGCAAAGAGTGGCCGTTAAAAGCTGACCCTTGCTCAACCTGGGTTGGCGTCCAATGCCATAATGGCAGTGTCACTGGGCTCAACATTTCTGGGTTTAGAAGAACCCGAATCGGAAGTCGAAACCCACAATTTTCAGTTGATGCTTTGGCTCGTTTACCCCTCTTGAGTTCGTTTAACGCTTCCGGGTTCTTGCTTCCCGGTTCGATTCCCGGCTGGTTTGGCCAGCAACTCGTTGCCCTCCAAGGTCTTGATCTTCGGTCTTGTTCTGTTATAGGTCCTATCCCACCTAGTCTTGGAAATTTAACAAGTCTTGATATTCTTTATTTATCTGGGAATAGTCTCACTGGTGTGATTCCTTCTAGTTTAGGTCAATTGTCGCGTCTTTCAGTTCTTGATCTCTCTCGTAATTCGCTTACTGGAGCTATTCCTCCTGCAATTGGGACTTTGTCCATTCTCCAAGTGTTGAGTCTTTCTAATAATAGTCTTTCTTCTTCGGTACCCTCCCAACTAGGAAACCTTTCTAGTTTGGTTGACCTTGATCTCAGCTCCAATTCATTATCCGGGTCAATACCTGTGGAGCTGAGAGGGTTACGGAGTCTCAGAAGAATCGTAATTGGGAACAACCTACTTGCTGGCTCATTGCCAGGTACCTTGTTCATTCCTCTAACCCAGTTGCAGGTTATAGTTTTAAATCACAACAAATTCACTGGTGACCTACCGGAAATATTTTGGTCAATGCCTGAATTGCTTTTTCTTGATGCGTCTGCCAATAACTTCACTGGTACTCTTCCCAACAATATTTCGAATGCTAATGCCACTGCTGCAGTATTGAACCTTTCTCAGAACTCCTTTTATGGAAGTCTCACATCTGTACTTAGCAGATTCAGTTCGATCGATCTGTCTGGTAATTATTTTCAAGGCCCGGTTCTGGATTATGCTCGTGGTAATGCATCTCTTGATAGGAATTGCCTTCGGAACTTGTCAAGTCAGAGGAGTAGTACAGAATGTGCCTCATTTTACAAAGAGAAGGGGCTGGAGTTTGACCATTTTGGACTCCCAAAACCTCCGGAGAAGAGCCGCAGAAACTTGTTTATATTAGCAGTTGTATGTGGGATAGGGTTTATTGGACTTTTGGTAGTTTTGCTGGTGCTGCTTGTTGTGTGCACCCGCAAAAGTCgtgaaacaaataaaagagGAACAGTAGTGGGACCTGTTCCTGTAGGCCAAAGTCCACCGCCTCCTGGATCATCGTTCAAATTTTCGAGTCTTGGAGAATCATTTACATATCAGCAGATTCTTGAGGCAACAAATAGCTTCAATGGTACAAACCTAATAAGAAAGGGCCATTCAGGCGAACTCTTCCATGGAATGTTGGGAGATGGGACCCCTGTAGTCATAAAAAGAGTTGTCTCAGACAACGAGGAAGCATACATGTTAGAATTGGATTTTTTCAGTAAGGTTTCTCATATTCGATGTGTTCCCCTCCTGGGACATTGCTTGGAGAACGAAAATGAGAAGTTTCTGGTTTATAAATATATGCCGAACGGGGACTTGTCAAGTTCATTGTACATGAAATCAAACTCAGACGATGACTCTTTGCAGTCATTGGATTGGATAACGCGATTGAAAATTGCAACAGGAGCTGCAGAGGGTTTGTCTTATCTACATCATGAATGCAATCCACCCCTTGTGCACAG AGATGTTCAAGCCAGCAGCATACTTCTTGATAACCAATTTGAAGTACGGCTTGGGAGCCTCAGTGAGGTTTGTGCTCAAGAAGGGGATACTCATCAAAGCATGATAACCAGGCTGCTGAGAATGCAGTC GTTCTCCAACATCTACGTGTGCCTACGACATTTACTGCTTTGGAAAGGTGTTATTAGAGCTAGTAACAGGTAA